The segment GCTCAACCCTGTGAAGATGTACGACTACCTCGCCCTTGCCCGCGGCCGCGTGCTCGACAAGGTGCGCACGCTCTCGCCCGAGGACTACACGCGCCAGTTCCCCATCGGCCTGGGCTCCCTCGCCCGCACGCTCACGCACATCATGGGCAGCGAGTGGTACTACGTGCAGCGGATGCTGGACCGCGAGGTGCCCGACTACTCCACGTGGCCGATCCAGGACGAGAAGCCGCCCGCGTTCGGCGTGCTCAACGAGCACTGGAAGGGCGTGGCCGACGGCACCCGCGCGGCCATCGCCACACTGAACGAAAACCACGGCTGGCACCGCGTCCTCGAGTACCGCTACACCGACGACCACGGCCGCCGCATGGTCAGCACCGCCACCCCCGCCGACCAGTTCACCCAGCTCTACCAGCACGAGGTCCACCATCGCGCGCAGGTGGTCAACATGCTCAAGCAGCTGGGCCACACCCTGGGCGACCTGGACTTCAACATGCTGATGTTCGCGCGAAGGCCGGAGTAAGGGGGGGCTGATGAGGACGTAGAAGTGCGCCGTGGCTGAGTCTTGAAGCCGT is part of the Phycisphaerales bacterium genome and harbors:
- a CDS encoding DinB family protein; its protein translation is MLNPVKMYDYLALARGRVLDKVRTLSPEDYTRQFPIGLGSLARTLTHIMGSEWYYVQRMLDREVPDYSTWPIQDEKPPAFGVLNEHWKGVADGTRAAIATLNENHGWHRVLEYRYTDDHGRRMVSTATPADQFTQLYQHEVHHRAQVVNMLKQLGHTLGDLDFNMLMFARRPE